One Nitrosopumilus piranensis genomic region harbors:
- a CDS encoding DNA-3-methyladenine glycosylase 2 — translation MKKLLCEMQIKQTIDVENSINSGQVFLWRKNNDFWYGVNGQDVLQINSNGKIESLKNNNTDFFRNKDNFDEIIKSISKDKTVKTAVEKFAGLRIINQDPFQCIISFIVSSNSNIQKIKKSLENISEKFGESIEYKNQEFFLFPNAETISKISMNEIKKCGVGYRAKFIKEAAKMISSQKIVIEDLKTLSYVDAKKKICTIPGIGNKVADCILLFSLDKLEAFPLDRWMIRILEKYYSDKFQLYTKTITEKQYESLHEKIVDYFGPYAGYAQQFLFKMERENYQKKWL, via the coding sequence ATGAAGAAATTGCTGTGTGAAATGCAAATAAAACAAACAATAGATGTAGAAAATTCAATAAATAGTGGCCAAGTTTTTCTTTGGAGAAAAAATAATGATTTTTGGTACGGGGTTAATGGCCAAGATGTTCTTCAAATAAACAGTAATGGAAAAATAGAATCTTTGAAAAATAACAATACAGATTTTTTTAGAAATAAAGATAATTTTGATGAGATAATTAAATCCATTTCAAAAGATAAAACAGTGAAAACTGCTGTAGAAAAATTTGCAGGGTTACGAATCATAAACCAAGATCCTTTCCAATGCATAATTTCTTTTATTGTATCTTCTAATTCAAATATTCAAAAAATTAAAAAAAGTCTAGAAAACATATCAGAAAAATTTGGAGAGAGTATAGAATACAAAAATCAAGAGTTTTTTTTATTTCCTAATGCAGAAACAATATCTAAAATATCAATGAATGAAATTAAAAAATGTGGTGTTGGTTATCGTGCCAAATTTATAAAAGAAGCTGCAAAAATGATTTCATCACAAAAAATTGTAATTGAGGATTTGAAGACACTTAGTTATGTTGATGCAAAAAAGAAAATCTGTACCATCCCCGGAATAGGGAACAAAGTGGCAGATTGTATTTTGTTATTTTCTCTTGATAAATTAGAAGCATTTCCATTAGATAGATGGATGATTAGAATTTTAGAAAAATACTATTCAGATAAATTTCAACTATACACTAAAACAATTACAGAAAAACAATATGAAAGTCTACATGAAAAAATTGTAGATTATTTTGGCCCATATGCAGGATATGCACAACAATTTCTCTTTAAAATGGAAAGAGAGAATTACCAAAAAAAGTGGCTGTAA
- a CDS encoding cupredoxin domain-containing protein translates to MSAPTSSHAYGIGLIALIVGMSATVVFYTSFYLPESLAKPSVSDHILHPEEEFFIIEIVPGAVIEGNENYVPNNPTVLLTFTNNVKWINNDDTAHTVTPDHRHADGYSGDFGSSGVLKPGDTYEFLFTEPQEVHYHCQPHPWMKGSIIVEKSRF, encoded by the coding sequence ATGAGTGCTCCAACGTCAAGTCATGCTTATGGAATTGGATTAATTGCATTAATTGTTGGCATGTCTGCTACTGTTGTCTTTTACACTTCATTTTATCTTCCAGAATCTTTGGCAAAACCATCCGTATCAGATCATATTTTGCATCCAGAAGAAGAATTTTTCATTATTGAAATAGTTCCAGGTGCTGTTATTGAGGGAAATGAGAATTATGTGCCAAACAATCCTACGGTTCTACTAACCTTTACAAATAATGTAAAGTGGATTAACAATGATGATACAGCACATACTGTAACTCCAGATCATAGACATGCTGATGGTTATAGTGGTGACTTTGGTTCTTCTGGTGTTCTAAAACCTGGAGATACCTATGAATTTCTATTTACTGAACCCCAGGAAGTTCACTATCACTGCCAACCACACCCATGGATGAAAGGCTCAATTATCGTAGAAAAGAGTAGATTCTAG
- a CDS encoding cytochrome b, whose protein sequence is MAVSLEQRRNGVVEFLYWLWDGVDRTIFTAIKFSFPARFVSPFGFLGMLTFIVFIILGISGALLMFYYQPILDRAWDSVKFINDEVPFGFHIRNIHYHGSNAMVLLAVLHMYYQYFSGRYKIRNEVLWMTGVILGVVTILEAFTGYDVIFSERAELAISIAASLTTSIPVAGPTIRDAALGSGFSDFVLRFYAQHVFLLPIVMLGLMAVHFPRFLVFDVPMVMAIGGAILITGGVFPIDMGFKFEPTVPPGVTVPEWYLTGIYAFMRTQYDKFVTGLLWPLIFIISFVLIPFIDRYKKFSWRERPIITAFGITSLAQIMVTTYWGFYISPDISIPLVERLVIDPIFFYSVMILLVPLGFGFTYMMIKLANEAERKSKLAKSTGPKKVATINLSEKWINWVLIALLAFQVFLNIAAYNAALTGMKNVSLFFIGIILLVFAAFFHVYRYGLSEQKNAPPPPPVPVVDEKPKLAEPEGTSEQSEIPEDNAKPDEKPKELAPEIPTPKSQTDLGVGANNNSNIGTADQDGVKKL, encoded by the coding sequence ATGGCCGTTTCGCTTGAGCAAAGAAGAAATGGTGTAGTTGAATTCCTTTATTGGTTATGGGATGGCGTAGATAGAACTATTTTTACTGCAATCAAGTTTTCATTTCCTGCAAGATTTGTAAGTCCATTTGGATTTTTGGGAATGTTAACATTCATTGTGTTTATTATTCTAGGAATTTCTGGAGCTCTGCTCATGTTTTACTATCAACCGATATTAGATAGGGCATGGGATAGTGTCAAGTTCATTAATGATGAGGTCCCATTTGGTTTCCACATTAGAAACATACACTATCATGGTTCTAATGCTATGGTCCTCTTAGCTGTTCTTCACATGTATTATCAGTACTTTAGTGGACGATACAAAATTAGAAATGAAGTTTTGTGGATGACTGGTGTCATTTTAGGTGTTGTTACTATCTTAGAAGCATTTACTGGTTATGATGTTATTTTTAGTGAAAGAGCAGAACTTGCAATTAGTATTGCAGCGTCTCTGACAACTTCGATTCCTGTTGCAGGCCCGACAATTCGTGACGCGGCGCTTGGTAGTGGATTCTCAGACTTTGTGCTGAGATTCTATGCACAACATGTATTCTTGTTACCGATAGTAATGCTTGGATTGATGGCAGTTCACTTCCCACGATTCTTAGTGTTTGATGTACCTATGGTAATGGCAATAGGTGGTGCCATTCTCATCACAGGTGGTGTATTCCCAATTGATATGGGATTCAAGTTTGAGCCTACGGTACCGCCTGGTGTTACAGTCCCTGAATGGTATTTGACTGGAATTTACGCATTCATGAGGACACAATATGACAAGTTTGTTACGGGACTGCTTTGGCCATTAATATTCATCATATCATTTGTATTGATTCCATTCATTGATAGATACAAAAAATTCTCTTGGAGGGAAAGACCAATTATTACTGCATTTGGAATTACTAGTCTTGCCCAAATAATGGTCACAACTTACTGGGGCTTCTATATTTCACCTGATATATCCATTCCATTGGTAGAACGTTTGGTAATTGATCCAATATTCTTCTACTCTGTAATGATTTTGTTGGTACCACTAGGATTTGGATTCACATACATGATGATCAAACTTGCAAATGAGGCAGAAAGAAAATCTAAGTTAGCAAAAAGTACTGGTCCAAAGAAGGTAGCTACAATCAATCTCTCTGAAAAATGGATTAATTGGGTACTTATTGCATTATTAGCATTCCAAGTGTTCTTAAACATAGCAGCATACAATGCGGCTTTAACAGGAATGAAGAATGTTTCATTATTCTTTATTGGAATTATCTTGTTGGTCTTTGCAGCATTCTTCCATGTGTATAGATATGGATTGAGCGAGCAAAAGAATGCTCCACCACCACCTCCAGTTCCAGTGGTAGATGAGAAACCAAAACTTGCTGAACCTGAAGGAACATCTGAGCAAAGTGAAATTCCAGAAGATAATGCAAAACCAGATGAAAAACCAAAAGAGTTGGCCCCTGAGATCCCTACTCCAAAATCTCAAACTGATTTAGGAGTTGGTGCAAATAATAACTCAAATATTGGAACCGCTGATCAAGATGGAGTGAAAAAATTATGA
- a CDS encoding twin-arginine translocation signal domain-containing protein — protein MSEVGTKKSAGLSRRDFLKLMGAAGTGLAFAPFVPFGNFMPNPNQASLEKVPVILPDGTQANVNTFPINHAEVITYPATGDAALDAEAFRKWQFIRLPEELGGGKNDVSAFRAFSMICLHLWCLWKYWPDDGRKRGECPCHGSMYDPVSGTAFVGPASVQAAPSNTLPKLTLEIDSDGLVYILPPKFNANDNGVIGYGRFA, from the coding sequence ATGTCAGAGGTGGGGACGAAAAAGTCTGCCGGATTATCCCGAAGAGACTTTCTAAAGTTGATGGGTGCCGCAGGAACTGGTTTAGCTTTTGCTCCATTTGTCCCATTTGGAAATTTCATGCCAAACCCAAATCAGGCATCTCTTGAAAAAGTCCCTGTAATTTTACCTGATGGCACTCAAGCTAATGTTAACACTTTTCCAATAAATCATGCTGAAGTTATTACATATCCTGCAACAGGAGATGCTGCACTTGATGCAGAAGCATTTCGTAAATGGCAGTTTATTAGACTTCCTGAAGAATTAGGTGGTGGGAAAAATGACGTCTCTGCATTTAGAGCTTTTAGTATGATTTGTTTGCATCTTTGGTGTTTGTGGAAATATTGGCCTGATGATGGAAGAAAAAGAGGAGAGTGTCCTTGTCATGGAAGTATGTATGATCCAGTTTCTGGAACTGCTTTTGTCGGTCCTGCGTCAGTGCAGGCTGCACCATCAAACACTTTACCTAAACTAACTTTGGAAATTGATTCAGATGGATTGGTGTATATCTTACCGCCAAAGTTTAATGCAAATGATAATGGAGTAATTGGATATGGCCGTTTCGCTTGA